One part of the Janthinobacterium sp. 17J80-10 genome encodes these proteins:
- a CDS encoding alpha/beta fold hydrolase, which translates to MKSAFSLSRLLAAAALAVSSFAAQAACLDNVVLVHGNMAYPSSWNNTVAELKARGYVASQLFLPSWGSKINAGSNSHDATNTGVVKSALQSALASSCTGKIDVIGHSMGVTLAMKAINELGYSSKVNSFIGVAGAQHGLNSCGVYPFNVWSATCGSAGLSIDSPLIVSVKNKRYGAKMYSIKSWMDELVCIGSCYVWGAHTSNIDMQNASYDYALGHLGLQAYTTIKQADLIMN; encoded by the coding sequence ATGAAATCAGCATTCTCGCTTTCCCGTTTACTCGCCGCCGCTGCCCTGGCAGTTTCCAGCTTCGCCGCCCAGGCCGCCTGCCTCGACAATGTCGTGCTGGTCCACGGCAACATGGCTTATCCATCGAGCTGGAACAATACCGTCGCCGAGCTGAAGGCCCGCGGCTACGTCGCTTCGCAATTGTTCCTGCCAAGCTGGGGTTCCAAAATCAATGCCGGCAGCAATAGCCATGACGCAACCAATACCGGCGTCGTCAAGAGCGCCCTGCAATCGGCCCTGGCTTCTTCCTGCACCGGCAAGATCGATGTCATCGGCCATTCCATGGGCGTGACGCTGGCCATGAAGGCGATCAACGAACTGGGGTACTCTTCCAAGGTCAACAGCTTCATCGGCGTGGCCGGCGCCCAGCATGGCTTGAATTCGTGCGGCGTGTATCCGTTCAACGTCTGGTCCGCCACCTGCGGCTCGGCCGGCCTGTCGATCGACAGCCCGCTGATCGTCTCGGTCAAGAACAAGCGTTACGGCGCCAAGATGTATTCGATCAAGAGCTGGATGGATGAACTGGTTTGTATCGGCAGCTGCTATGTCTGGGGCGCCCATACCAGCAACATCGACATGCAGAATGCCAGCTACGACTATGCGCTGGGTCACCTCGGCCTGCAAGCCTATACCACCATCAAGCAAGCCGACCTGATCATGAATTGA
- a CDS encoding phage holin family protein translates to MNIDTSGEEPLRPGIIAGAASMARNLLGLALCRIELAALELADVRAALLKLAVFFAAGVVTAFFALACWTGLVVILAWDSLGWKILGIVALFYTLATLVIALYARAMIRDGRLAMPLTMAELRNDRDALQ, encoded by the coding sequence ATGAATATCGATACCTCCGGCGAAGAACCGCTACGTCCTGGCATCATTGCCGGTGCGGCCAGCATGGCGCGCAATCTTCTGGGCCTTGCACTGTGCCGCATCGAGCTGGCGGCACTGGAACTGGCGGATGTCCGCGCCGCCTTGCTGAAGCTGGCGGTATTTTTTGCCGCCGGTGTCGTCACCGCATTTTTTGCGCTGGCATGCTGGACCGGACTGGTGGTGATACTGGCCTGGGATAGCCTGGGCTGGAAAATCCTCGGCATCGTCGCCCTGTTCTATACCCTGGCAACGCTGGTCATTGCCTTGTATGCGCGCGCCATGATTCGCGACGGCCGCCTGGCGATGCCGCTGACCATGGCGGAATTGCGCAACGACCGCGACGCCCTGCAATAA
- a CDS encoding TonB family protein, translating into MKQTKLCLLCAIAILAGCASDAPLSTSAVRGRPGTSDTLPAPAASVTAYKVALANHIAAANGERMYAGRPQALLRSVVVVKYVVDGDGRLVRSEIMRSNHDRTTEATALATLRNSAPFPPPAPHLLQRGRLELAETWLFNNDGRFQLRSTAQKQVDE; encoded by the coding sequence ATGAAACAAACGAAACTCTGCCTGCTGTGCGCCATCGCCATCCTTGCGGGGTGTGCGAGTGACGCGCCCCTTTCGACGTCAGCGGTTCGTGGCAGACCCGGCACGTCCGATACGCTGCCCGCTCCGGCAGCCAGCGTGACTGCTTACAAGGTCGCGCTTGCCAACCACATTGCTGCCGCTAATGGCGAGCGCATGTATGCCGGCCGGCCGCAAGCACTGCTGCGCTCGGTGGTCGTGGTGAAATATGTCGTCGATGGTGACGGACGCCTGGTGCGCTCGGAAATCATGCGCTCCAATCATGACCGCACGACCGAGGCCACGGCCTTGGCCACACTGCGCAACAGCGCGCCGTTCCCGCCGCCGGCACCGCACCTGCTGCAGCGCGGCCGGCTCGAACTGGCGGAGACGTGGCTGTTCAATAACGATGGCCGCTTCCAGCTGCGTAGTACGGCGCAGAAACAAGTAGACGAGTGA
- a CDS encoding alpha/beta hydrolase → MNRSNCRAALHAAPTARAAWRRGVPLLLVTLLAWQSANAGSLRERIAERRAARAEQNVPEREAASTPEGASRALPAGVTVRRDLSYGRDPRQRYDLYLPPRAQDAPVLFMVHGGGRKRGDKAMASVVDPKVAHWVPQGVILVSVNYRMLPETPPLEQARDVARALAAAQAQASSWGGARGKFVLVGHSAGAHLVTLLAASPSLLRNAGAAPVLGTIALDSAIYDVEQVMRAPHARLYDDAFGADPKLWADVSPYRQLEGAMAPLLAVCSAQRKAACPQAQHFTAKAQSLDGRAQVLALDMSHREINLLLGQDAAYTREVDQFLRSLDTRLAQLLAL, encoded by the coding sequence ATGAACCGGTCAAACTGCCGCGCGGCCCTGCATGCCGCACCCACTGCCCGCGCCGCCTGGCGCCGCGGCGTGCCCTTGCTGCTCGTGACGCTGCTGGCGTGGCAGAGCGCCAATGCGGGCTCCTTGCGCGAGCGGATTGCCGAGCGGCGTGCCGCCCGGGCCGAACAGAATGTGCCGGAGCGCGAGGCGGCAAGTACGCCTGAGGGGGCATCACGTGCCCTGCCTGCCGGCGTCACGGTGCGCCGCGACTTGTCCTATGGGCGCGATCCCCGGCAGCGCTACGACCTGTACCTGCCGCCGCGCGCGCAGGATGCACCGGTTTTGTTCATGGTGCACGGCGGCGGCCGGAAGCGCGGCGACAAGGCGATGGCGTCGGTGGTGGACCCCAAGGTGGCGCACTGGGTGCCGCAAGGGGTGATCCTGGTTTCCGTGAATTACCGTATGCTGCCCGAGACGCCACCGCTGGAGCAGGCGCGCGATGTAGCGCGCGCACTGGCAGCGGCGCAAGCGCAGGCATCATCCTGGGGCGGCGCGCGCGGCAAATTTGTCCTGGTGGGGCATTCGGCAGGCGCGCACCTGGTGACGCTGCTGGCGGCTTCCCCGAGTCTCTTGCGCAATGCCGGCGCCGCCCCGGTACTGGGCACCATCGCGCTCGACAGTGCCATTTACGACGTCGAGCAAGTCATGCGCGCGCCGCATGCCCGACTGTACGACGATGCCTTTGGCGCCGACCCAAAATTGTGGGCCGACGTCTCGCCATATCGCCAGCTCGAGGGTGCAATGGCGCCGCTGCTGGCCGTCTGTTCCGCCCAGCGCAAGGCGGCTTGTCCGCAGGCGCAGCATTTCACCGCCAAGGCACAGTCCCTGGACGGCCGCGCTCAAGTGCTGGCGCTGGACATGTCGCATCGGGAAATCAACTTGCTGCTCGGGCAGGATGCCGCCTACACCCGCGAGGTCGACCAATTCCTGCGTTCGCTCGATACGCGTTTGGCGCAATTGCTGGCGCTGTAA
- a CDS encoding GGDEF domain-containing protein, with translation MTDANHSCGNCEQLRTQLAEKETEIAQLRARMDELGRHDSITGALNRRSLLETLVAELQRAQRTGHPFCFAVLELDRFEAVSGQYGHLAGDAVLKKMADTAIKLLRTVDRFGRLGGESFGIVLPATWLDQGMIAMGRLSKAIADCDWGDTAPGLKLTFSGGITTNAFGDTAESMIKRAEQGMRQAQGEGGQRTIQIEEALPTGLPGA, from the coding sequence ATGACAGACGCAAATCATTCATGTGGTAATTGCGAGCAGCTGCGCACCCAACTGGCAGAAAAAGAAACGGAAATTGCCCAGTTGCGTGCCCGCATGGACGAACTTGGCCGGCACGATTCCATCACCGGGGCACTCAACCGCCGCAGCTTGCTCGAAACGCTGGTGGCCGAGTTGCAGCGGGCGCAGCGCACCGGCCATCCCTTCTGTTTTGCCGTGCTTGAACTTGACCGCTTCGAAGCCGTCAGCGGGCAGTACGGTCACCTGGCCGGAGATGCCGTTCTGAAAAAAATGGCGGATACGGCCATCAAGCTGCTGCGCACGGTCGACCGTTTCGGCCGCTTGGGCGGCGAATCCTTTGGCATCGTCTTGCCGGCAACCTGGCTCGACCAGGGCATGATTGCCATGGGCCGTCTCTCCAAGGCGATTGCCGATTGCGACTGGGGCGATACCGCCCCCGGCCTGAAGTTGACATTTTCCGGTGGGATTACCACCAATGCCTTTGGCGATACGGCTGAATCAATGATCAAGCGCGCCGAACAAGGCATGCGCCAGGCGCAAGGCGAAGGCGGTCAGCGCACCATCCAGATCGAAGAAGCCTTGCCCACCGGCTTGCCCGGCGCCTGA
- a CDS encoding acetate/propionate family kinase, which translates to MKSDVLLVLNAGSSSLKFRVFGAQADLPLLANGRITGIGSRPEFIVDGEPVTRLEAGIDQAHALRAIVEWIDRHDDNWRIRAVGHRIVHGGEYYAAPVVLSAQAMENLESLVPLAPLHQPHALAAVRTLAQIYPEPQQVGCFDTAFHASHDPLFREYALPRKLREHGIRRYGFHGLSYEWMAQVLRERHPRLAQGRVVAAHLGNGASLCAMHAGKSIDTTMGMTALDGLPMGTRCGSIDPGVTLYMMRQLGMSGDEIDHVLSHESGLMGLSGISSDMRTLTESDSASARFAIDYFCMMTAQHAARMAVALAGIDALVFTGGIGEHSSQVREAVSRHLAFLGPFEVLVVEADEERMIAGHCLEFA; encoded by the coding sequence ATGAAAAGCGATGTCCTGCTGGTCCTGAACGCCGGCTCATCAAGCCTGAAGTTCCGCGTCTTTGGCGCGCAGGCAGACTTGCCGCTGCTTGCCAATGGCCGCATCACCGGCATCGGCAGCCGGCCGGAATTCATCGTCGACGGCGAACCGGTCACCAGGCTTGAGGCCGGCATCGACCAGGCGCACGCGCTGCGCGCCATCGTCGAGTGGATCGACCGCCATGACGACAACTGGCGCATCCGCGCTGTCGGCCACCGCATCGTCCACGGCGGCGAATATTACGCCGCGCCGGTGGTGCTGTCGGCGCAGGCCATGGAAAATCTGGAGTCCCTTGTGCCGCTGGCGCCGCTGCACCAGCCGCATGCACTGGCGGCCGTGCGCACCCTGGCGCAGATCTATCCGGAGCCGCAGCAAGTGGGCTGCTTTGACACGGCATTTCATGCCAGCCATGACCCGCTGTTTCGCGAATATGCGCTGCCGCGCAAGCTGCGCGAACACGGTATACGCCGCTACGGTTTCCATGGCCTGTCCTATGAATGGATGGCGCAAGTGCTGCGCGAACGTCATCCGCGCCTGGCGCAAGGCCGGGTGGTGGCGGCGCACCTCGGCAACGGCGCCAGCCTGTGCGCCATGCATGCTGGCAAAAGCATCGACACCACCATGGGCATGACCGCCCTTGACGGCCTGCCGATGGGCACGCGTTGCGGCAGCATCGATCCGGGCGTCACGCTCTACATGATGCGCCAGCTCGGCATGAGCGGCGACGAGATCGACCACGTGCTGTCGCACGAGTCGGGCCTGATGGGGCTTTCCGGCATCAGCAGCGACATGCGCACGCTGACTGAAAGCGACAGCGCGTCAGCGCGTTTTGCCATCGATTATTTTTGCATGATGACTGCCCAGCATGCGGCGCGCATGGCGGTGGCGCTCGCCGGCATCGATGCGCTGGTCTTCACCGGCGGCATAGGCGAGCATTCCAGCCAGGTGCGCGAGGCGGTCAGCCGCCACCTCGCCTTCCTGGGGCCGTTCGAGGTGCTGGTGGTCGAAGCCGACGAAGAGCGCATGATTGCCGGTCATTGCCTGGAATTTGCATAG
- a CDS encoding DUF1289 domain-containing protein, producing the protein MSQVFNKNRPDTPCVAVCSTLFDDICRGCGRTATEVSHWVYLTQAEKDAVWERITREGYPKRQG; encoded by the coding sequence ATGTCGCAGGTTTTCAACAAAAATCGCCCGGATACGCCTTGCGTAGCTGTTTGCTCAACGTTGTTCGATGATATCTGTCGCGGCTGCGGTCGCACCGCGACGGAAGTCTCGCACTGGGTCTACTTGACGCAGGCGGAAAAGGATGCGGTGTGGGAGAGGATCACCCGTGAGGGTTATCCGAAGCGGCAGGGCTAG
- a CDS encoding SRPBCC family protein, protein MLTSLSGRLSRLICLLALCCSIPTALGSEADAEPDVTVAVHKNGDAIVVDVSFSVAASQQEAWGVLTDFDHMSEFISNLQSSKVVSRSGNKLQVEQTGKAARGMFSFSFESVREVELTPHSLIRSRLLSGNMKKMDGATLLSSEGDATRVEFHGESIPAIWVPPVVGAKFIGSEVREQFREMRAEILRRRRAEARRL, encoded by the coding sequence ATGTTGACCTCCCTGTCCGGCCGCCTTTCCCGCCTCATCTGCCTGCTTGCGCTGTGCTGTTCGATTCCCACCGCGCTGGGCTCGGAAGCCGACGCCGAGCCGGACGTCACTGTCGCGGTCCACAAGAATGGCGACGCCATCGTGGTCGATGTCAGCTTCAGCGTGGCGGCCAGCCAGCAGGAAGCCTGGGGGGTGCTGACCGATTTTGATCACATGAGCGAATTCATTTCCAACCTGCAATCGAGCAAGGTGGTCAGCCGTAGCGGCAACAAGCTGCAGGTGGAGCAAACCGGCAAGGCTGCGCGCGGCATGTTCAGCTTTTCCTTCGAATCGGTGCGGGAAGTCGAACTGACGCCGCACTCGTTGATCCGCTCGCGCCTCTTGTCCGGCAATATGAAAAAAATGGATGGGGCCACGCTGCTCAGCAGCGAAGGCGACGCCACGCGCGTGGAATTCCATGGCGAATCCATCCCCGCGATATGGGTGCCGCCGGTGGTCGGCGCCAAGTTCATCGGCAGCGAAGTGCGCGAGCAATTCCGCGAAATGCGCGCCGAAATTCTCCGGCGCCGGCGCGCTGAGGCGCGCCGCCTTTAA
- a CDS encoding YdcF family protein has product MSASWVFNTVIGTILLPPFNMILLCAIGLLVAHKRPRLGRRISALALLLLTALSTGFIASQLGAPLENRNPPLATPASLDAEAIVVLAGGRLSEAPEYGGADVPKLITLGRMRYGAYLQRASGLPLLVSGGSPDGAPEGEATLMARVLQGEMGVPVRWIEDASDNTAQNAEFSARILRQAGIQKVALVTDALHMPRARRAFEQHGLTVQAAPTVFVFRGEHSFNSFLPSVRGIDLSYYALHEWLGLLWYQLHGQKPPTFSSAG; this is encoded by the coding sequence ATGAGTGCAAGCTGGGTCTTCAATACCGTCATCGGCACGATCCTGCTGCCGCCCTTTAACATGATCCTGCTGTGCGCGATCGGCTTGCTGGTCGCGCACAAGCGGCCGCGCCTGGGACGGCGCATCAGCGCGCTTGCGCTACTCTTGCTGACTGCCCTGAGTACGGGATTCATCGCCAGCCAGCTTGGCGCCCCCCTGGAAAACCGCAATCCTCCCCTGGCAACGCCCGCAAGCCTGGATGCCGAAGCGATCGTGGTCCTGGCCGGCGGGCGCTTGTCAGAGGCCCCCGAATATGGCGGCGCCGATGTGCCCAAGCTCATCACGCTGGGACGCATGCGCTACGGTGCTTATCTGCAGCGCGCCAGCGGCTTGCCGCTCCTGGTTTCCGGCGGTTCGCCCGACGGCGCGCCGGAAGGCGAGGCAACATTGATGGCGCGGGTGCTGCAGGGCGAGATGGGCGTGCCGGTGCGCTGGATCGAGGATGCCTCCGACAACACTGCACAAAATGCCGAGTTTTCCGCCCGCATCCTGCGCCAGGCCGGCATCCAAAAAGTCGCGCTGGTGACCGATGCGTTGCATATGCCGCGTGCCCGTCGCGCCTTCGAGCAGCATGGCTTGACGGTGCAGGCGGCGCCTACCGTCTTCGTTTTTCGCGGGGAACATTCCTTCAACAGTTTTCTGCCCTCGGTGCGCGGGATCGATCTGAGTTACTACGCCCTGCATGAATGGCTGGGCTTGTTGTGGTACCAGCTGCATGGTCAAAAGCCTCCTACCTTTAGTTCTGCCGGCTAA
- a CDS encoding bifunctional enoyl-CoA hydratase/phosphate acetyltransferase: protein MQEQQMENVTYDELKIGQSAMVTRTLSERDIELFAVMSGDVNPAHLDADYARDSAFGGVIGHGMWTGALISSVLGTTLPGPGTIYLNQNLDFKKPVHPGETVRVSVTVKEKHDHKHVVIFDCLCRNGLGETVAAGTAVVIAPTSKIRLSRPDLPEVQLHNHDRYRQLVDSCEALAPVRTAVVHPVTAIALQAAHEAALEKLIEPVLVGPEARIRQAALDAGIDIRAYQVIDAEHSHAAAARAVQLAAHGEVAALMKGSLPTDELLGAVLPSAGGLRTERRISHAYVMDVPTYHKLLFITDAAINVAPTLDEKADICRNVIDLWRVIVDPAARPKLAILAATEKVKSNIQATVDAACLCKMAERHQIDHAQLDGPLALDLAISEQAVLDKGLASAVAGDADILLAPDIHSGNMIAKQLTFLGGADAAGIVLGARVPIILTSRADSLRTRMMSCALAVRMADARRTGAVK, encoded by the coding sequence ATGCAAGAGCAGCAAATGGAGAATGTCACCTACGACGAGCTGAAAATCGGCCAGAGCGCCATGGTGACGCGGACCTTATCGGAACGCGATATCGAACTCTTCGCCGTCATGTCGGGCGACGTCAATCCGGCCCACCTGGACGCCGACTACGCCCGCGACAGTGCCTTCGGCGGCGTGATCGGCCATGGCATGTGGACCGGCGCGCTGATTTCGTCCGTGCTGGGCACCACCCTGCCCGGCCCCGGCACCATCTACCTCAACCAGAACCTCGACTTCAAGAAGCCGGTGCACCCAGGCGAAACGGTGCGCGTGTCGGTGACCGTCAAGGAAAAGCACGACCACAAGCATGTGGTCATCTTCGACTGCCTGTGCAGGAATGGCCTTGGCGAAACGGTCGCCGCCGGCACTGCCGTGGTGATTGCGCCCACCAGCAAGATCCGCCTGTCGCGCCCCGACCTGCCCGAAGTGCAACTGCACAACCACGACCGCTACCGCCAGCTGGTCGATTCCTGCGAAGCCTTGGCGCCCGTACGCACGGCGGTGGTGCACCCGGTGACGGCAATCGCTCTGCAGGCGGCGCATGAAGCGGCCCTGGAAAAACTGATCGAGCCGGTGCTGGTCGGGCCTGAAGCGCGCATCCGCCAGGCAGCCCTGGACGCCGGCATCGACATTCGCGCCTACCAGGTGATCGATGCCGAACACAGCCACGCGGCGGCGGCGCGCGCCGTGCAACTGGCCGCGCATGGCGAGGTTGCCGCACTCATGAAAGGCAGCCTGCCGACCGACGAACTGCTGGGCGCGGTCTTGCCCAGTGCAGGCGGCCTGCGCACCGAGCGCAGGATCAGCCATGCCTATGTCATGGACGTGCCGACCTACCACAAGCTGCTGTTCATCACGGACGCCGCCATCAATGTCGCCCCGACCCTGGATGAAAAAGCCGACATCTGCCGCAATGTCATCGACCTGTGGCGCGTCATTGTCGACCCGGCTGCCCGGCCCAAGCTGGCGATCCTCGCCGCAACCGAGAAAGTGAAATCGAACATCCAGGCGACTGTCGACGCGGCATGCCTGTGCAAGATGGCCGAGCGCCACCAGATCGACCATGCGCAACTGGACGGTCCGCTGGCGCTCGACCTGGCCATCAGCGAGCAAGCCGTGCTCGACAAAGGCCTGGCATCCGCCGTGGCGGGCGACGCCGACATCCTGCTGGCGCCGGATATCCACTCCGGCAACATGATCGCCAAGCAGCTGACCTTCCTGGGCGGCGCCGATGCCGCCGGCATCGTGCTGGGCGCGCGCGTGCCGATCATCCTGACCAGCCGCGCCGACTCGCTGCGCACGCGCATGATGTCGTGCGCGCTGGCGGTGCGCATGGCCGATGCCCGCCGCACGGGGGCCGTCAAATGA
- a CDS encoding SlyX family protein has protein sequence MTENRLVEIEIKLARQEDLMDTLNQTIYRQQKKIDELEALCMALARHVQDVRQRADELGGAGDEKPPHY, from the coding sequence ATGACAGAAAACCGATTGGTCGAGATTGAAATCAAGCTGGCGCGCCAGGAAGACTTGATGGATACGCTGAACCAGACCATTTACCGGCAACAAAAGAAAATCGACGAACTCGAAGCCTTGTGCATGGCGCTAGCGCGCCATGTCCAGGATGTGCGGCAACGTGCCGACGAGCTCGGTGGCGCCGGCGACGAAAAGCCGCCACACTATTAG
- a CDS encoding DUF883 family protein: MTASSYKTVRNDMKTLVRDAQQLFREASVATGERADELRAKGQDLLDNAAQRAQELQAAALETGKELASTTDDFVKENPWKAVAISAGVGVLLGMLISRK; this comes from the coding sequence ATGACTGCTTCCAGCTATAAAACAGTGCGCAACGATATGAAAACCCTGGTGCGGGATGCCCAGCAACTGTTCCGTGAAGCGAGCGTCGCCACTGGCGAACGCGCCGACGAGTTGCGGGCCAAGGGCCAGGACCTGCTCGACAATGCCGCCCAACGCGCCCAGGAATTGCAAGCCGCCGCCCTCGAAACGGGCAAGGAGCTAGCCAGCACCACGGACGACTTCGTCAAGGAAAATCCCTGGAAAGCGGTGGCCATCTCTGCCGGCGTTGGCGTCTTGCTCGGCATGCTCATCTCCCGCAAGTAA
- a CDS encoding GGDEF domain-containing protein, whose protein sequence is MPAQAATMQSGDTLRQRYETIELRRQALLLYLGNAVASIFLFGFGVANLVAERHLLAWFTLVHGGITLANIVLFRVTGNRNWASYGFTYGLLALFGFLVATGGVDHTGPLWGYPMAVVALSILRARFGLAVIAAMLGVILVLFLAPPAFIEIAAYSAAFKLRYTATFLALVLFTGLHEFARAKSQGALEQVSEQIDRLSQTDVLTDLPNRRYMLDRLEEENSRYLRHQHPYAILYGDVDDFKQINDRYGHAAGDEALRAIAHAMRTRLRQHDIVCRWGGEEFLVLLPETGAELALEVAEKLRAAIAAIEFQPGGIAHRLSISFGVQVASVPDTVDNFIHQADQKLYRAKQAGKNRALD, encoded by the coding sequence ATGCCAGCACAGGCGGCGACCATGCAAAGCGGCGACACGCTGCGCCAGCGCTATGAAACCATCGAGCTGCGGCGGCAAGCGCTGCTGCTTTATCTGGGCAATGCGGTGGCCAGCATCTTCCTGTTCGGATTCGGGGTTGCCAATCTAGTGGCGGAGCGCCACTTGCTCGCCTGGTTCACTCTGGTACACGGCGGCATCACGCTCGCCAATATCGTGCTGTTCCGCGTTACCGGCAATCGCAACTGGGCCAGCTATGGCTTTACTTACGGCTTGCTGGCGCTGTTCGGTTTTCTGGTGGCTACCGGCGGCGTCGACCACACCGGGCCCCTGTGGGGCTACCCTATGGCCGTGGTCGCGCTGTCGATCCTGCGCGCACGCTTCGGTCTTGCCGTCATCGCCGCCATGCTGGGCGTTATCCTGGTGCTGTTCCTGGCGCCCCCGGCGTTCATCGAGATCGCGGCTTACTCGGCTGCCTTCAAGCTGCGGTACACCGCGACCTTCCTGGCGCTGGTCTTGTTTACCGGCTTGCACGAATTTGCGCGCGCCAAAAGCCAGGGCGCGCTGGAACAGGTCAGCGAGCAAATCGACCGGCTCTCGCAAACCGATGTGCTGACCGACTTGCCCAACCGGCGCTATATGCTGGATCGGCTGGAAGAAGAGAACAGCCGTTACCTGCGGCACCAGCATCCGTATGCGATCCTGTACGGCGATGTCGATGATTTCAAGCAGATCAATGACCGCTACGGCCACGCTGCAGGCGACGAAGCATTGCGCGCCATCGCCCACGCCATGCGCACCCGTCTGCGCCAGCATGACATCGTGTGCCGCTGGGGCGGTGAGGAATTCCTGGTGTTATTGCCCGAAACCGGTGCGGAACTTGCCTTGGAAGTGGCAGAAAAATTGCGTGCGGCGATCGCCGCCATCGAATTCCAGCCGGGCGGCATCGCGCATCGCCTGAGCATCAGCTTTGGCGTGCAGGTGGCGTCCGTCCCCGATACGGTCGACAATTTCATCCACCAGGCCGACCAGAAACTGTACCGCGCCAAGCAGGCCGGCAAGAACCGCGCACTGGACTAG
- the pip gene encoding prolyl aminopeptidase: MNNVLPLFPPIEPYRCGTLAVDDRHTIYWEECGNPHGMPVLFLHGGPGAGLSPNHRRYFDPAYYRIVLFDQRGAGRSTPLGEYRDNTTPLLVDDIERLRAMLGIDRWLVFGGSWGSTLALAYGQAHPAACSGFILRGIFLCTPAEIDWFMHGIRWFFPEAHEEFVRQIPQEERGDLLQAFARRLFGNDEAACLAAARAWGRYEGSCLHLLPQPEAVDAFATDTTSIGIGRLEAHYFLNAGFFSDDQLVRNAARLRHLPAVIVQGRYDVVCPPLSAYRLHQAWPEAKFHMIADAGHAGMEPGIARALVDATEQFRRQGHFD, from the coding sequence ATGAACAATGTATTGCCGCTGTTTCCCCCGATCGAGCCTTACCGCTGCGGCACGCTGGCAGTGGATGACCGCCACACGATCTACTGGGAAGAGTGCGGCAACCCCCATGGCATGCCGGTGTTGTTCCTGCATGGCGGCCCCGGCGCCGGGCTGTCGCCTAACCACCGGCGCTACTTCGACCCGGCGTATTACCGTATCGTGCTGTTCGACCAGCGCGGCGCCGGCCGTTCCACGCCGCTGGGCGAATACCGCGACAACACCACGCCGCTTCTGGTCGATGACATCGAGCGTCTTCGCGCCATGCTGGGCATCGACCGCTGGCTGGTATTTGGCGGCTCGTGGGGGTCAACCCTGGCCCTGGCCTATGGCCAGGCGCATCCGGCTGCTTGCAGCGGCTTCATCCTGCGCGGTATTTTTTTGTGTACGCCGGCCGAGATCGACTGGTTCATGCATGGCATCCGCTGGTTCTTTCCGGAAGCGCATGAAGAATTCGTGCGGCAAATCCCGCAGGAGGAGCGCGGCGACTTGCTGCAGGCATTCGCCCGTCGCCTGTTCGGCAACGATGAGGCAGCGTGCCTCGCGGCCGCTCGCGCCTGGGGCCGCTATGAAGGCAGTTGCCTGCATTTGCTGCCGCAGCCGGAGGCGGTCGATGCCTTCGCCACCGACACCACCAGCATCGGCATTGGCCGCCTGGAAGCGCATTACTTTCTCAATGCCGGCTTTTTCAGCGATGACCAATTGGTGCGCAACGCCGCGCGCCTGCGCCATTTGCCCGCCGTGATCGTACAGGGCCGCTACGATGTCGTGTGTCCGCCGCTCTCGGCATACCGCCTGCACCAGGCCTGGCCGGAAGCAAAATTCCACATGATCGCCGATGCCGGCCATGCCGGCATGGAACCGGGCATTGCGCGGGCGCTGGTGGACGCCACCGAACAGTTCCGGCGGCAAGGGCATTTCGATTAA